The following proteins are encoded in a genomic region of Prosthecobacter sp. SYSU 5D2:
- a CDS encoding type II toxin-antitoxin system RelE/ParE family toxin → MLQIVFNDISAAELSHLPTQIQFQILEALNIQSGDLGEQTLAEKFGLLERGKKKLYRCRAGDYRIYFAVNEGDVRIHRVLHKNTLTDFLYRSNLPGGGEDEALSQSKHFWQLIDEGAKTLKTF, encoded by the coding sequence ATGCTTCAGATCGTTTTCAATGACATCAGCGCAGCGGAGCTTTCCCACCTGCCCACCCAGATCCAGTTTCAAATCCTGGAGGCGCTGAACATCCAGTCCGGCGACCTGGGGGAACAGACGCTGGCCGAGAAATTCGGCCTGCTGGAGCGCGGGAAGAAAAAGCTGTACCGCTGCCGGGCGGGTGACTACCGGATCTACTTTGCCGTCAACGAGGGGGACGTGCGCATCCACCGCGTGCTGCACAAGAACACGCTCACGGACTTCCTCTACCGAAGCAACCTGCCGGGCGGAGGCGAGGACGAGGCGCTGAGCCAGTCAAAACATTTCTGGCAATTGATTGATGAAGGGGCCAAGACGCTGAAGACTTTCTGA
- a CDS encoding exo-beta-N-acetylmuramidase NamZ domain-containing protein codes for MRFHLLIALLLPAVLLGQAFKPEGLQKLDAVLDRAVAKKSPAGAVVWLEHAGTSHTVVKGARALSPAKETMTLDTVFDAASLTKVVATAPAILLLGEQGKVDIETPVSRYLPEFIGEGRELVKVRHLLTHTSGLKPGLPREPAWSGYEAGIRLAVETVPDAAPDTFFRYSDINYILLGDIVRRVSGEKLDVFVQKHLFLPLKMISTRYLPPAEWQGRIAPTEKDANGVMLRGDVHDPTARRMGGVAGHAGLFTCAEDLAQFARMILNGGELDGVRIFKGETLDLMKQVQTAATVYERRGLGWDIDSAYSRPRGELFPVGSFGHTGFTGTSLWMDPYSNSFVIFLSSRLHPNGGGSVRDLYEEIGTAAAQCIPGYDFTQVTGALVKRGEKEVPTVLNGIDVLKRDGYGPLNGLRVGLITNQTGMDAQRTATIDLLAKAPKVKLRALFSPEHGIRGALDQEKIGDSVDRKTGRPIYSLYGERRAPTVEQLEELDALVFDIQDIGCRFYTYISTLRMCLEAAARSNKKFFVLDRVNPVGGTAVEGPAVVDKETFTATHAIPIRHGMTVGELAQMMNAERHIGADLEVIRAEGWRRELLFDQTGLPWVNPSPNMRTLDAALLYPGIGLLEFSISVGRGTDAPFEILGAPYVNDRVLSYELNKLGLPGLRFMPVRFKPSASVFKDEECGGVRIQITDREALRPVQTGVAIATVFQRFYPKSFNLEKVNTLLNHAGLLKTIRTGKSWREMRVMWEAETAAFEVRRAGVLLY; via the coding sequence ATGCGTTTTCATCTTCTCATTGCCCTGCTGCTGCCCGCTGTTTTATTGGGACAGGCGTTCAAACCGGAAGGCCTGCAAAAGCTGGATGCGGTGCTGGACCGGGCCGTGGCGAAAAAGAGCCCTGCAGGGGCGGTGGTCTGGCTGGAGCATGCGGGTACGAGCCACACCGTGGTGAAAGGGGCACGGGCACTCAGTCCGGCGAAGGAAACGATGACGCTGGACACGGTGTTCGATGCGGCATCACTGACCAAAGTGGTGGCCACAGCCCCCGCCATCCTGCTGCTGGGCGAGCAGGGCAAGGTGGACATCGAAACTCCCGTGAGCCGTTATCTGCCGGAGTTTATAGGGGAGGGCCGGGAACTGGTGAAGGTGCGCCATCTGCTGACACACACATCCGGTTTGAAACCAGGGCTCCCGAGAGAGCCCGCCTGGTCCGGCTATGAAGCGGGCATCCGCCTGGCAGTGGAGACCGTGCCGGATGCGGCACCAGACACGTTTTTCCGCTACAGCGACATCAACTATATTTTGTTAGGCGACATCGTCCGGCGGGTGAGCGGTGAGAAGCTGGATGTCTTTGTGCAAAAGCATCTCTTCCTGCCGCTGAAGATGATCTCCACCCGCTACTTGCCGCCCGCTGAATGGCAGGGCCGGATTGCACCCACGGAGAAGGATGCAAACGGAGTGATGCTGCGCGGTGACGTGCATGATCCGACCGCGCGGCGAATGGGTGGCGTGGCCGGCCATGCGGGCCTGTTTACCTGCGCGGAGGACCTGGCCCAATTTGCCCGAATGATCCTGAATGGCGGTGAGCTGGACGGAGTGCGGATTTTCAAGGGGGAGACGCTGGACCTAATGAAGCAGGTGCAGACAGCGGCGACCGTTTATGAAAGGCGCGGCCTGGGCTGGGACATCGACTCCGCCTACAGCCGGCCTCGAGGAGAATTGTTTCCCGTAGGGTCTTTTGGGCACACGGGATTCACCGGAACGAGCCTGTGGATGGATCCGTACTCGAACAGCTTTGTCATTTTTTTGAGCTCCCGTCTGCATCCCAACGGCGGCGGCAGTGTGAGGGATCTTTATGAGGAGATTGGCACAGCGGCGGCACAATGCATTCCCGGGTATGACTTTACACAGGTGACCGGAGCCCTGGTGAAACGCGGAGAGAAAGAAGTGCCGACGGTGCTGAACGGCATTGATGTTCTGAAGCGGGATGGCTACGGACCGCTGAACGGACTGCGTGTGGGGTTGATCACCAACCAGACGGGAATGGATGCGCAGCGCACGGCCACGATTGACCTGCTGGCCAAGGCTCCCAAGGTGAAGCTGCGGGCGCTGTTCAGCCCGGAGCATGGCATCCGCGGAGCGCTGGACCAGGAAAAGATCGGCGATTCCGTGGACCGCAAAACCGGACGCCCGATCTACAGCCTGTATGGGGAAAGGCGTGCCCCCACGGTGGAGCAACTGGAGGAGCTGGATGCGCTGGTCTTTGACATCCAGGACATCGGCTGCCGCTTTTACACCTATATCTCCACCTTGCGGATGTGCCTGGAAGCAGCCGCCAGGTCTAACAAGAAGTTTTTCGTCCTGGACCGGGTGAATCCGGTGGGAGGGACGGCTGTAGAAGGGCCTGCGGTGGTGGACAAGGAAACCTTTACAGCCACCCATGCCATACCCATCCGCCATGGCATGACGGTGGGTGAGCTGGCGCAGATGATGAACGCGGAACGCCACATCGGTGCGGACTTGGAGGTCATCCGGGCGGAAGGCTGGCGGCGGGAACTGCTCTTTGACCAGACCGGCCTGCCCTGGGTGAATCCCTCCCCCAACATGCGCACGCTGGATGCGGCGCTGCTGTATCCGGGCATTGGCCTGCTGGAGTTTTCCATCAGCGTGGGGCGTGGCACGGATGCGCCCTTTGAGATCCTGGGAGCGCCGTATGTGAATGACCGGGTGCTGAGCTATGAGCTGAATAAACTGGGCCTGCCTGGGCTGCGGTTCATGCCCGTTCGGTTCAAGCCCTCGGCGAGTGTGTTCAAGGATGAAGAGTGCGGTGGCGTACGCATTCAGATCACTGATCGGGAGGCGCTCAGGCCGGTGCAAACTGGTGTGGCAATCGCTACCGTTTTTCAGCGGTTCTATCCAAAGTCATTCAACCTGGAAAAGGTAAATACGCTGCTGAATCATGCGGGCCTGTTGAAGACAATCC